A genomic segment from Necator americanus strain Aroian chromosome III, whole genome shotgun sequence encodes:
- a CDS encoding hypothetical protein (NECATOR_CHRIII.G9820.T1), protein MSITGQLEPGTDVRGISGSKQCLLIVSMSIDPSVSLLKNRWVLPQKFAKEHPDEQGELPLLDTFQSHWETNEMDQAIEEASALHDCLEVAPKLLPPSEVISRFTPCVHDVFSVAGSSSHSSLVQQLVSSQDSNSPYRSIVDAPVSGRTQLEGIEDSPPGPNTSTSLDPPKSASTAGAPQQLQPVNNTPSTNPHALTILPLVQSQQQSAPENNF, encoded by the coding sequence ATGAGCATCACGGGCCAGTTAGAACCAGGTACGGATGTTCGGGGGATTTCCGGGAGTAAACAATGCCTTCTGATTGTGTCGATGTCAATTGATCCTTCTGTTTCTTTATTGAAGAATCGTTGGGTTTTGCCACAGAAGTTTGCGAAGGAGCATCCCGACGAGCAGGGAGAACTACCGCTCCTCGACACCTTCCAGTCTCATTGGGAAACCAATGAGATGGATCAGGCAATAGAGGAAGCGAGCGCTCTTCATGATTGTTTGGAAGTCGCTCCCAAACTTCTACCGCCATCAGAAGTTATTTCGCGTTTTACTCCTTGTGTTCATGATGTTTTTTCCGTGGCTGGCTCCTCTTCTCATTCTTCCTTAGTACAACAGTTAGTTTCCTCACAAGATTCTAATTCGCCTTATCGTTCGATAGTAGACGCTCCGGTGAGTGGACGCACTCAGTTGGAAGGTATTGAGGACAGTCCACCAGGTCCCAATACATCTACTTCGCTCGATCCCCCAAAATCTGCAAGTACTGCTGGAGCTCCGCAGCAATTGCAGCCTGTGAATAATACCCCTTCAACCAATCCCCACGCTCTTACTATCCTCCCTCTAGTACAATCCCAACAACAATCGGCCCCGGAAAACAACTTTTAA
- a CDS encoding hypothetical protein (NECATOR_CHRIII.G9820.T2), protein MSIDPSVSLLKNRWVLPQKFAKEHPDEQGELPLLDTFQSHWETNEMDQAIEEASALHDCLEVAPKLLPPSEVISRFTPCVHDVFSVAGSSSHSSLVQQLVSSQDSNSPYRSIVDAPVSGRTQLEGIEDSPPGPNTSTSLDPPKSASTAGAPQQLQPVNNTPSTNPHALTILPLVQSQQQSAPENNF, encoded by the coding sequence ATGTCAATTGATCCTTCTGTTTCTTTATTGAAGAATCGTTGGGTTTTGCCACAGAAGTTTGCGAAGGAGCATCCCGACGAGCAGGGAGAACTACCGCTCCTCGACACCTTCCAGTCTCATTGGGAAACCAATGAGATGGATCAGGCAATAGAGGAAGCGAGCGCTCTTCATGATTGTTTGGAAGTCGCTCCCAAACTTCTACCGCCATCAGAAGTTATTTCGCGTTTTACTCCTTGTGTTCATGATGTTTTTTCCGTGGCTGGCTCCTCTTCTCATTCTTCCTTAGTACAACAGTTAGTTTCCTCACAAGATTCTAATTCGCCTTATCGTTCGATAGTAGACGCTCCGGTGAGTGGACGCACTCAGTTGGAAGGTATTGAGGACAGTCCACCAGGTCCCAATACATCTACTTCGCTCGATCCCCCAAAATCTGCAAGTACTGCTGGAGCTCCGCAGCAATTGCAGCCTGTGAATAATACCCCTTCAACCAATCCCCACGCTCTTACTATCCTCCCTCTAGTACAATCCCAACAACAATCGGCCCCGGAAAACAACTTTTAA